In the genome of Vicia villosa cultivar HV-30 ecotype Madison, WI linkage group LG7, Vvil1.0, whole genome shotgun sequence, one region contains:
- the LOC131617136 gene encoding uncharacterized protein LOC131617136, which yields MEDVITEAAPPSRLLEEDLNNFTPPSKPLPSPFLLFPHTHQPQQPLKPNLLIIAISSPSLSLFQSILNSQTLTASLILPELPLSHPDNTIDIHSISSSILLAVVRTPISDTRAYAVAEVLLNNQIRPDSVIILDSIQPMNHRGLLSSDEAVAFKLESSAERKKAVEEKLLGGLDYYPSGSVVDGLAAAILGRCQILNLRASLCVSWPQFDSSVVLLLKDLIRPLAEFDFGLNGDEALKFGRNRDHVFQSHLYI from the coding sequence ATGGAAGACGTGATAACAGAAGCAGCACCCCCATCAAGACTCCTAGAAGAAGACCTAAACAATTTCACACCGCCATCCAAACCTCTTCCTTCCCCCTTCCTCCTCTTCCCCCACACTCATCAACCACAACAACCCCTCAAACCAAACCTCCTCATCATCGCCATCTCTTCTCCTTCTCTCTCCCTCTTCCAATCCATCCTCAACTCCCAAACCCTAACCGCCTCACTCATCCTCCCAGAACTCCCTCTCTCTCATCCCGACAACACCATTGACATCCACTCCATCTCATCCAGTATCCTCCTCGCCGTTGTCCGTACCCCGATCTCCGATACCCGCGCTTACGCCGTCGCCGAGGTTCTCTTAAATAACCAGATCCGTCCTGATTCTGTTATTATACTCGATTCTATCCAGCCGATGAACCACCGCGGGTTACTTTCGTCTGACGAAGCTGTTGCGTTCAAGCTGGAGAGCTCGGCTGAGAGGAAGAAGGCGGTTGAGGAGAAATTGTTGGGTGGATTGGACTATTACCCGTCTGGTAGCGTTGTTGACGGGCTTGCTGCCGCCATTCTTGGAAGGTGCCAGATTCTGAACCTTAGGGCTAGCTTGTGTGTTTCTTGGCCTCAATTTGATTcttctgttgtgttgttgttgaagGATTTGATTCGGCCTTTGGCGGAAtttgatttcggtttgaatggGGATGAGGCTTTGAAATTTGGGAGGAATAGGGATCATGTTTTTCAATCTCATCTGTATATTTGA
- the LOC131617137 gene encoding peroxidase 11-like: MNPSFLLKFFFLLHIVLFFGFLGASEPQLTLDYYASTCPTVFDIVRKEMECSVLSNPRNAASTLRLHFHDCFVQGCDGSILLDDTITLKGEKKADANIHSLKGFGIIDQIKNFVESECPGIVSCADILTIAARDAVILVGGPYWDVPVGRKDSVTASFELTDTNLPTSDESLVSIIPKFLYQGLSVTDMVALVGSHTIGMARCQNFRSRIYGDYESTSAKNPISDNQFNNLKSICPPIGGGDNNITAMDYVTPNLFDNSFYQLLLKGEGVLNSDQEMYSSVFGIETRELVKKYAAEPLAFFQQFSDSMVKMGNITNSESFINGQVRRNCRFVNT, encoded by the exons ATGAATCCTTCCTTTCTTTTGAAATTCTTCTTCTTACTACACATTGTTCTTTTCTTTGGCTTTCTTGGTGCAAGTGAGCCTCAACTAACACTTGATTACTATGCATCAACTTGTCCTACTGTGTTTGATATTGTTAGGAAGGAAATGGAATGTTCAGTTCTTTCGAATCCCCGTAACGCTGCTTCCACTCTCCGGCTTCACTTCCATGATTGCTTTGTTCAG GGATGCGATGGATCGATCTTGCTCGATGATACAATCACGCTTAAAGGTGAAAAGAAAGCAGATGCCAACATCCACTCTTTAAAAGGCTTTGGAATTatagatcaaatcaagaactttGTTGAATCTGAATGCCCTGGAATTGTTTCATGTGCTGATATTCTCACAATCGCAGCTAGAGATGCTGTGATTCTG GTTGGCGGACCATACTGGGATGTTCCTGTTGGAAGAAAGGATTCTGTGACTGCAAGTTTTGAACTCACTGACACCAATCTTCCAACTTCAGATGAAAGCCTTGTCTCTATCATTCCCAAGTTTCTTTATCAAGGCCTATCAGTTACAGATATGGTTGCCCTAGTAG GATCACACACCATTGGTATGGCAAGGTGTCAGAATTTTCGATCAAGAATATACGGAGACTACGAATCAACTTCAGCGAAAAATCCAATCTCAGACAATCAGTTCAACAACCTTAAATCTATTTGTCCACCAATTGGAGGAGGAGACAATAACATAACAGCAATGGACTACGTTACGCCAAATCTCTTCGACAATTCTTTCTACCAGTTACTGTTAAAAGGCGAGGGAGTTCTTAACTCTGATCAAGAAATGTACTCGAGTGTGTTCGGAATCGAAACAAGAGAGCTTGTCAAGAAGTACGCAGCAGAACCTTTGGCTTTCTTCCAGCAATTCTCTGATTCAATGGTCAAAATGGGAAATATCACAAATTCAGAAAGCTTCATAAATGGACAAGTTAGGAGAAACTGCAGATTTGTGAACACATAA